The Juglans regia cultivar Chandler chromosome 10, Walnut 2.0, whole genome shotgun sequence genome includes the window AGTCATCTATAAGTTATTTACTCTGAAAATTCAGGGGCCAAATGCAGTGATGAACAATAAGCATGCAATTCGATTAGTTGCATTCAGGAGACTGATAAAGCATGTCTTTGCATTGCTTGAGAATATTAGATTCTTGAACAGATCAAAATAAAGCAAATCCCTTAAAGGCACCAACTACATAGTCAAAAATCCTTGAAATTACACTAAGCTGTGCCCATAAACAATGTTCATATCACAAAAGAAATTGATCAAACTTGGAAAgctaactcaaaattttttttttttgctttctaaCTTCATTCACCCCATCCAGAAGCTAGAGCAGCAGCACCTTCAATAACAGTGGTGGTCACTGGTGGCACGGGAGCAGCATCCCAATCCCCTGCTGCTAAAGCAACTGCAGTTGAACAAAATAGGgttaaaactaattaataaaacagGCCAGCAAATATAACAGATGCCAGCCAAATAAGTAGTTTTTCCACATAAAGATTTTAATTCTACAAGTAGTTCCACCTGGTTTTCCAACAAaccaaaattattcaaaaagaaacaaaaaacaaaacaaaagaaggtAGTAAGGTTCTACCTGGTTCTGTGGCCCAAGTAGTAGGAACTGCTGAGATAGGATGCTGAACATGAGGGCTCCACTTAGTATCAGCAACTTGAACAGGCCACTGGTCAGAGGCAAGGGAAGGAGCAGAATAATCAATGAGTCCGTAATTGGGAATGGCAACTGCTTCTTCCTCCTTCTGTTGCTTAGCCTCCTCAGATTCACGATAGAAAAACAAATCTACATGCACATACAAAGGATAACCCATTTTCAATTGGCAGTTTAGAGCTGTGAAAAGATTCCACCAAACAAAGCCCTCAAGTTTCTTTCTCACCATCACATCCCACTTATGTCCAGGACGAATAGTACCGCGCATCTGCAGAACCTTTCTTGCCAAGAGCCAAAAGAGACCCTATGCTATGCTTCCCCTTGTTGTTGGCAGGGATACCAATATCAACGTGTCGCATTGGTGAATCAGTGTCACAGAAGGCAATGGTTGGGATATTTCCAAGAGCAGCTTTCTTAATGGGCTGCAAGCAGCTTTTAGTAGTGAGTAAAAATAAGGACAAACAAAAGACAAGACAAGCAAACACAGATGCACACAGATCACGGCAATATACATAATCTTCTAATATATGATAGCATTCAAAGTCTTCAAAACTCTTATGCGAATAGCTTTCACAATAAAACCCCTCACAAACTGAAGGTCCATAGGATAGCAAAGATTACCTTATGCAACCAAAAACATCAAGAACGACTTAGAAACCGCTAAACAAagcttattttcaaaaacagGATCTAGGTAGAGATTCTAATTTACATTGtcaacaattttattcaaaatgatAGCAATAGCTAGACAATTGACAATTTGGAAAacaggccaaaaaaaaaaaaaaaagtctcaaatagcACCAGAGTTCAAAATATTCTGATCTACAAAGTAGTGAAAGAATTACACGCTTGTTATGAAATCAAAAAATTCTACCTCAAGCCCAAAAGGGCTAAGTCTGAACTCTAcatactggaaaaaaaaaaagaggaactCACTGGTGAAGAATGAAAACAGAGAACTTAAAATGACAGCTGACTTGACTTGACTTGGCTTGAAAACAAAGAACTTCAAATGACATCTTGTAACAGTCTCCCCAGCTGTTGTCAATAAAGTCTTGCGCCTTACATCAGCTGACTTGACTTGAGTTCCAAGAACCAATTCAATCCCTACAGAGACCGAGATCCCAAAATAAATACCCACATTGAGAGAAACATGCACCAATATTTACATGGCTCCAATCAACACACAACACATATCAAGAACATGTATCAACAGAAAGGTATTCTACTGAGTAAATTTCTTATTAgcctatttaattaaaaatataatagtgaGAGAATGTGACTACCATGTTCCTTATACCACTTTGGGGTTAGCCTTTCCTCATTAGTGCCAACACATGTATGAAATGATGGAAGGCTTGCACAATCTGCATGTTAGCACTTATTTCAGTAACCAATTCAGATATAACCTCAgcaaaaaagatgaaagaaagaacTAAATGAAAAACTAATCAGCATTTGGCTATCAATTAAGAACATCAGGAAAAAATTTAATCCCACTTCACCCAAAAGTGCTACCCTAAAACTCCAGGATCATCACCCTTGAGGTTGTCATAGCAGAGTCTAGATACCAATGAAGCAAGAGCTTCCAGGAAAATGATCAGCTTATTCACTAGGTTAATCCCACTCTGTTTTTGGTGATTTAGATTCCATGATATAATTGAATAAGCATTACAGCATGTCATTGTcgtttcatttttccaaaaaaccttcatttttttgataagtaagaatcattttttttttctcggaaAACCTTCATGAACAGGACTGTAGCTACAAAGTTCTGTGATTTCTTAATAAGAAACCGACATAcaacccaaaattaaaaaataaggaatAAAGATCTTTGCTTTCcatttcatctatatttttttttgctacaaaaataacatttttcttaaagagAGAGGAGGACAACACCTATATGAAGGTTCACACAAAAAATTAGCGCTTGAAACCGGAGGACAAAACGATTAGGACTCAAAAATAATGCATCACAAATGACACAATGATTTCAAGAATCTGTATTTCATATCCTAACATCTGGCTTCCTCTCATTTTTTCTACATTTAGCAACACACGGAAAGAGTTCACCAAGATAAACTTAAGAGCCATACGGAAAAGATTTACCAACACCAtcgagaataaaaaagaaacagaagtcttctttaaaaaaaaaaaaaaaaatagaagtattCGATTGGGCCTTTTCAAGACACCATCAGGCCCATAAAGTACGGGCCTACTAACCCAGCCCAATAAACAGGCCGTAGTACTAGTGGGTCAGAGTGAGAACTTTGAGGTCAACCAGAATCACCTAGAGGCCCATAGATGTTTGAAAGATTAATAATATACAATCTACATCCGCATCTGCATCCTTTGCACCTCTCttcccttttgttttttatttttgttttttattaccTTTTTTTGGAAACCCTAGATTAGACCAATCACCACCCTCGTATTTCCTTCCACAAACCCTAAACCTCTCTCTCCTTCTGTAGTACTACACTATAGAAAGAAAACAGTGAGGAATCGATGTAATGAATAGGGAGAATGGATGAAAATCATAAACTTTATTGAAATAGTATTAATAACTACTCTCTTTGAGCGGGAGTGCCTCCACAAGATTCAGAACAAATTATGGGAAGATAACTACTCTCTCTctataatttttctgaattttgaatGTGAACGTCAgtttgtatagagatttttatgtttaagtttgATTATAAGTGCTGGGTTTTGTATGTAAATTAtgggtgtattgggatttggtGACTCTGTGCATGCCTATGGGCACACGCTTTTTGGATTGACTTTCTGATTTTCCATCGTGGAGCCTATTATGAGAATATCCTATAAGAATAGGACA containing:
- the LOC109021116 gene encoding 40S ribosomal protein SA-like, which codes for MRGTIRPGHKWDVMVDLFFYRESEEAKQQKEEEAVAIPNYGLIDYSAPSLASDQWPVQVADTKWSPHVQHPISAVPTTWATEPVALAAGDWDAAPVPPVTTTVIEGAAALASGWGE